One window of the Phycisphaerae bacterium genome contains the following:
- a CDS encoding TonB-dependent receptor, whose amino-acid sequence MKDKNYSSKLFCVVASLLIIATVSLDVFGDEASDTKNLFSMSLEQLMDVGVYAPGTLTERNRLKTPASVTVITARDIAITPARNILDLMEIYVPGMLYMNHSAGPEPGIRGIIADKPYKFLVNVDGINVNIKSTYGARLELLNWELSDIDRIEVVRGPGSVTYGPGAIGGVINIFTKKAKQAQGWEFGGQYLNKYESVGNYVSYGKVKDDFELYTYFSVTDTEGTGPDLFGSDRGTVNGVKNTPRTGYLGKGGNSPYSPYPPSTYMGDFFEQPGIKAHLNIKFNDNWRFWGRYASESSGLMQSSARQQLVNGQNRDIFLSQFRYFQLALENKSPINKDWELKSTFGLSSTDIRDIQQKYVLTGDPENSLLNYGWMYSEWKYYAQFMLNYKPDDSRIKGALGFELSYDLIRPSWGKNKDNGLRLGSDYGIISGPSSDAFGTGSGQIDSDSDDYYPVGAGFETLSHAIIGELNIELTPKSSVILSGRFDKNTYTDYLFSPRFAFIHELKKNEYLKFIVQRSVRMNTLDELYINNKNGITNFPEKLDMLELIWSKKVNENWSFQNSAFWSKNKAIGWDSTSRSAAPLGTLELFGVEAEIKYQKDNFEFGINHSVVKQLSWKLAEGITTSGISNSDYFGSSSTLPGGVGSKGNDLSNWANQSTKLYTNIDLLEKKITLHGDAVAFWGFEGYKDGLDAFEEAGGDAASIQTIRDHDAFKPEIRANISLTWHINKSADFTVFVQNIPLLGDNKRYSYSSGQKNIYADKTAWVEEPLVVGFKYKIRF is encoded by the coding sequence ATGAAGGATAAAAACTACAGCTCTAAGTTATTCTGCGTTGTGGCATCTCTGCTGATAATTGCAACTGTTTCGCTTGATGTTTTTGGCGATGAAGCATCGGATACAAAGAACTTATTTAGTATGTCTCTCGAACAATTAATGGATGTTGGTGTATATGCGCCGGGAACTCTCACAGAAAGGAATCGCTTAAAAACCCCTGCTTCTGTAACTGTTATAACCGCAAGGGATATAGCCATAACGCCTGCCCGAAATATATTGGATTTGATGGAAATTTATGTCCCAGGAATGTTGTATATGAATCACAGCGCAGGGCCTGAACCGGGTATTCGCGGAATAATCGCCGACAAACCATACAAATTCCTGGTCAATGTTGACGGCATTAATGTCAATATCAAGTCGACATACGGTGCCCGTCTGGAGTTATTGAATTGGGAACTGAGCGACATTGACCGCATTGAAGTTGTGCGCGGTCCCGGCTCAGTTACTTATGGCCCAGGCGCTATCGGCGGAGTTATAAATATTTTCACCAAAAAAGCCAAACAGGCTCAGGGCTGGGAATTCGGCGGACAGTACCTTAACAAATACGAAAGCGTCGGCAATTATGTCAGCTACGGAAAAGTCAAAGATGACTTCGAACTTTACACCTATTTCAGCGTTACTGACACGGAAGGAACCGGCCCGGACCTTTTCGGCAGCGACAGAGGAACAGTAAACGGGGTAAAAAATACACCGAGAACTGGATATCTCGGCAAAGGCGGAAACTCACCTTACAGCCCCTATCCCCCTTCCACGTATATGGGAGATTTCTTTGAACAGCCCGGAATAAAAGCACATCTAAATATTAAATTCAATGACAACTGGCGGTTCTGGGGGCGTTACGCAAGTGAATCTTCCGGACTAATGCAGTCGTCTGCGAGACAACAGTTAGTCAATGGCCAGAACAGAGACATTTTCCTGTCGCAATTCCGTTATTTTCAACTTGCCCTGGAAAACAAAAGCCCTATCAATAAAGATTGGGAGTTAAAATCTACATTCGGTCTTAGTTCAACAGATATACGCGATATTCAACAAAAGTATGTCCTTACCGGCGACCCGGAAAACAGTCTGCTAAATTACGGCTGGATGTACTCGGAGTGGAAATACTACGCTCAATTCATGTTAAATTATAAGCCGGATGACAGTAGAATTAAGGGAGCATTGGGCTTCGAGTTGAGTTATGATTTAATTCGCCCGTCATGGGGTAAGAATAAGGACAATGGCCTACGGCTTGGAAGTGATTATGGAATCATCAGCGGTCCGTCTTCAGATGCCTTTGGAACAGGAAGCGGACAAATTGATTCGGACAGCGATGACTACTATCCTGTAGGCGCAGGTTTTGAAACCTTGAGCCATGCCATTATCGGTGAATTGAATATAGAATTAACTCCGAAATCATCAGTGATATTATCCGGCCGTTTTGATAAAAACACATATACCGATTATCTGTTCTCGCCGCGGTTTGCCTTTATTCATGAACTTAAGAAGAATGAATATCTGAAGTTCATCGTCCAGAGGTCCGTCAGAATGAATACTCTGGATGAATTATATATAAACAATAAAAATGGCATAACTAACTTCCCTGAAAAGCTGGACATGCTCGAACTTATATGGTCCAAAAAAGTAAACGAAAACTGGTCATTTCAGAATTCCGCATTCTGGAGTAAAAATAAGGCTATTGGATGGGATTCGACTTCCCGAAGCGCTGCTCCTCTTGGAACATTGGAACTTTTCGGAGTAGAAGCTGAAATAAAATACCAGAAAGACAATTTCGAGTTCGGAATAAATCATTCAGTTGTGAAACAACTGTCCTGGAAATTAGCCGAAGGTATTACAACCTCCGGTATCAGCAATTCTGATTACTTCGGTAGTTCTTCAACACTGCCCGGCGGCGTAGGGTCAAAAGGAAATGATTTAAGCAACTGGGCCAACCAGTCGACGAAACTTTATACTAATATAGACCTTCTTGAGAAAAAGATTACCCTTCACGGAGATGCGGTAGCCTTTTGGGGCTTCGAAGGCTACAAGGATGGTTTGGATGCTTTTGAGGAAGCCGGTGGAGATGCCGCCAGTATCCAAACAATTCGAGACCACGATGCCTTTAAGCCCGAGATAAGAGCCAATATTTCATTAACATGGCACATCAATAAATCAGCAGATTTCACTGTGTTTGTTCAAAATATCCCGCTCCTCGGAGATAATAAAAGATACTCATACTCTTCCGGCCAGAAAAACATCTATGCGGACAAAACTGCCTGGGTTGAAGAGCCGCTTGTTGTGGGATTCAAATATAAAATACGGTTCTAA
- a CDS encoding radical SAM protein: protein MLVVSKPDTFEKLQLLSRDSQYDLACACGSNKFDRRTRGSNGKWIYPVTLPNGGRSLLFKTLLSNVCSSDCKYCPLHKNADIPRCTLNSDELVKTFLDYYNNGEVFGLFLSSGIIGTAEATMDKLITCAEILRKKHQFKGYIHLKILPGASPAAIEKAISVSNAVSLNIETPGKEFLEKLSSKKDFLRDIVEPMKLISRLTSQSRRRVKQTTQFIVGAAGESDQHIVNYTAALYERIGINRVYFSAYQRNNAENENNTDPQEGFTREHRLYQVDFLFRKYGFTQSDIIYDNSGLLSVETDPKEVWAKNHPEFFPIKVNTATRYNLLRVPGLGPMAVERILERRKVAKISSIDDIDNVNKRLLKAAKYLDFGGVSQNKAFLFNF, encoded by the coding sequence ATGCTTGTCGTATCAAAACCAGACACATTCGAAAAACTTCAGCTTCTTAGCCGTGATTCGCAATACGACCTTGCCTGTGCCTGCGGAAGCAATAAATTCGACCGCAGGACCCGCGGCAGCAACGGCAAATGGATATACCCTGTAACGTTGCCCAACGGCGGCAGATCCCTGCTTTTCAAAACGCTTCTCTCGAACGTCTGTTCCAGCGACTGTAAATACTGCCCACTTCATAAAAACGCAGATATTCCGCGTTGTACGCTTAACAGCGACGAGCTTGTTAAGACATTCCTGGATTATTACAATAATGGCGAGGTCTTCGGCCTTTTCCTCTCCAGCGGCATAATAGGCACTGCAGAGGCAACAATGGACAAACTTATTACCTGCGCTGAAATACTTCGCAAAAAACACCAATTTAAAGGCTATATCCACCTGAAAATCCTGCCCGGGGCAAGCCCTGCCGCTATAGAAAAGGCTATCTCCGTTTCAAACGCCGTTTCATTGAATATTGAAACGCCGGGTAAAGAATTTCTCGAAAAACTATCCAGTAAAAAGGATTTTCTGCGGGATATTGTCGAACCGATGAAACTCATAAGCCGACTTACCAGCCAGAGCCGGCGAAGAGTAAAACAAACCACCCAGTTTATCGTTGGTGCCGCCGGCGAAAGCGACCAGCATATTGTAAATTATACGGCAGCTCTGTATGAAAGAATCGGCATTAACCGGGTTTATTTTTCAGCTTACCAGCGAAATAATGCCGAAAACGAAAATAATACTGACCCACAGGAAGGTTTTACACGGGAACATCGTCTTTATCAGGTTGATTTTCTTTTTCGAAAATATGGCTTTACTCAATCTGATATAATATACGACAATTCTGGTCTTTTGTCCGTTGAAACTGACCCTAAAGAAGTCTGGGCAAAAAATCATCCTGAGTTTTTTCCCATAAAGGTAAACACAGCAACACGATACAACCTTTTGCGGGTACCCGGCCTTGGTCCAATGGCCGTTGAGAGGATATTAGAAAGGCGAAAAGTGGCAAAAATCAGCTCGATTGACGATATTGATAATGTAAACAAAAGGCTCTTAAAAGCGGCGAAATACCTCGATTTTGGCGGTGTGTCGCAAAATAAGGCATTTTTGTTTAATTTTTGA
- the rpsU gene encoding 30S ribosomal protein S21, whose product MIKVKSRLGESVEQMVKRFKKMCEKEGIIRDIKRMSYYEKPSEKNRRRRRKAARSAKFSSRY is encoded by the coding sequence ATGATTAAGGTTAAATCTCGCCTCGGCGAGTCAGTAGAACAGATGGTTAAACGCTTCAAGAAGATGTGCGAAAAAGAAGGCATCATTCGTGATATTAAGCGGATGAGCTACTATGAAAAACCTTCTGAGAAAAACCGCAGAAGAAGACGCAAAGCAGCAAGGTCGGCGAAATTTTCAAGCAGATACTAA
- a CDS encoding glycoside hydrolase family 15 protein, with product MPGKNTDNMNYGIIGNCSTAALVSDKGCIEWCCMPFFDSTSMFAAILDKNKGGHFSIVPKGDYKITQQYLRKTNILVTKFTKGKNVFEVIDFFPRYKMDNGNYHCPPDIIRYIRWISGKPTVTIDYKPRPGFAQYPTKSDLQHDFIKYCTNGGKYESIYLYSDLKLADIIKKRPITIKKDHYLVVSYNQKIILPDIDKIRLELERTKAYWMGWIAKNMQFPKYQDQIERSSLVLKLLAYQKTGAIIAAPTTSLPETIGDVRNWDYRYCWIRDASMTISTLIQLGHFNVAKRFLQFVLDIVPYKDEKIRIMYPIQKNKKVVESTIPWLAGYKNSKPVRIGNAAFKQKQNDIYGVMMDVIYQGLCNFKQSIDNQEDLWTVVRTLTRHVRNNWQKLDSSIWEFRTERKHFTFSKILCWVAMDRAVKIAQMFNKPGDAVSYAQLRDKIKKDVLKKGYNPELKSLVQTYGGHYFDSANLLAEHFGFLGAKDQIYIDTVRQTYKRLCVDGLMYRYKSPDDFGTPKSSFIVCTFWMIKSLYRIGDKELAVKMFERILGLSNHLGLFSEDMDFKSKRLLGNFPQGYSHLALIDAAMTITGKNQDRLEDKNNERI from the coding sequence ATGCCAGGTAAGAATACCGATAATATGAATTACGGAATAATTGGAAATTGTTCTACCGCCGCTTTGGTCAGCGATAAAGGCTGCATCGAATGGTGCTGTATGCCTTTTTTTGATTCTACTTCGATGTTTGCCGCCATTCTCGATAAAAACAAGGGCGGGCATTTCTCTATTGTTCCCAAAGGCGATTATAAAATCACACAACAGTATTTAAGAAAAACAAATATCCTTGTCACAAAATTTACAAAAGGCAAAAATGTCTTTGAAGTAATAGATTTTTTCCCAAGATATAAAATGGACAATGGCAACTATCATTGTCCGCCTGATATTATTCGTTATATAAGATGGATTTCCGGAAAACCAACCGTAACAATTGATTATAAACCCAGACCCGGATTTGCGCAATATCCTACTAAATCCGACCTTCAGCATGATTTTATAAAATACTGTACCAACGGCGGGAAATACGAATCTATTTATCTTTATTCCGACCTGAAACTGGCGGACATAATAAAGAAAAGGCCTATCACTATTAAAAAAGACCATTATCTTGTGGTTAGCTACAATCAGAAGATTATCCTGCCGGATATCGACAAAATCAGACTGGAGCTGGAACGAACCAAGGCTTACTGGATGGGCTGGATTGCGAAGAATATGCAGTTTCCCAAATATCAGGACCAGATAGAACGAAGTTCTCTGGTTCTTAAGCTTCTGGCATATCAGAAAACAGGAGCGATTATTGCCGCGCCGACCACGTCTCTGCCGGAGACAATCGGCGATGTCAGAAACTGGGATTACAGATACTGCTGGATAAGAGACGCCTCAATGACTATCAGCACTCTCATCCAATTGGGGCATTTCAACGTCGCAAAAAGGTTCCTGCAGTTCGTGCTCGATATAGTGCCTTATAAAGATGAAAAAATCCGTATTATGTATCCGATTCAAAAAAATAAAAAAGTTGTTGAATCAACCATTCCCTGGCTGGCAGGCTATAAAAACTCTAAACCCGTCAGAATCGGCAATGCAGCCTTTAAGCAGAAGCAGAATGACATTTATGGCGTAATGATGGATGTTATCTATCAGGGCCTGTGTAATTTCAAACAGTCTATTGACAATCAGGAAGACCTTTGGACCGTTGTACGAACATTAACAAGGCACGTCAGAAACAACTGGCAAAAACTCGATTCGAGTATTTGGGAGTTCAGAACTGAAAGGAAACATTTCACGTTTTCGAAAATTCTCTGCTGGGTCGCTATGGATAGGGCCGTAAAAATCGCCCAGATGTTTAACAAACCCGGCGACGCTGTCAGCTATGCACAGCTTCGCGACAAAATAAAAAAGGATGTCCTTAAAAAAGGATATAACCCGGAACTAAAATCTCTGGTGCAAACCTACGGCGGACATTACTTTGACTCCGCTAATCTGCTGGCGGAGCATTTCGGTTTTCTCGGAGCGAAGGACCAGATTTATATCGATACCGTCCGGCAAACGTATAAAAGGTTGTGTGTTGACGGGCTGATGTACAGGTATAAGAGTCCGGACGATTTCGGCACTCCAAAGTCAAGTTTTATAGTATGTACGTTCTGGATGATAAAAAGTCTTTATCGAATAGGAGATAAAGAACTGGCGGTAAAAATGTTCGAACGAATCCTGGGCCTGAGCAATCATCTTGGGCTCTTCAGCGAAGATATGGATTTCAAAAGCAAGAGACTATTGGGGAATTTTCCGCAGGGGTACAGCCATCTGGCTCTGATTGACGCGGCAATGACAATTACCGGTAAAAATCAGGACAGGCTCGAAGATAAAAATAATGAGCGCATATAA
- a CDS encoding bifunctional alpha,alpha-trehalose-phosphate synthase (UDP-forming)/trehalose-phosphatase — translation MTRIINITNRLPLTIGEEIVESGGGVVSALEGVRRNYDMIWVGWPGKTVADKKDQQNIEKILAKEYHCLPVFLSQDEITGYYHGFSNSTLWPLLHYRSHYVRYRQDWWRQYKQVNRKFTDTVLKIAKEGDIIWVHDYQLMLVPQMLKQSGRNLKIGFFLHTPFPSYEVFRCHPQRKELLAGMIGADLIGFHTFGYMRHFRSSAMRLLSAECDSMVIRCDDRNCYMGVFPIGANIQSFQAELKTERFRKKLADYKRIYRRKKVVLSVERLDYSKGIPRKLEAIDRFLTKYPDKNNIVFIFISVPSRDEVPEYAQLKASVESMVGRLNGKHATVENIPIHFIYKSVDFTDLCALYRLADVAMVTPLMDGMNLVAKEYVACRPDFTGALILSEFTGSANELFQAFIVNPYDIDVVAENLKLALSSPKEDIKRRMKGMYERVTQFDAKYWAQTFINELNKLKIEQVTVQEEGDVRNKLVKSVRKSKKMAFFIDYDGTLSDLQNDPDNAGPDEQVKQLLDALSDKKSIDTFLISGRKGPELEKWFGKYDITLIAEHGFSYYRPQNRRWLKSGRNEDLSWKKSVKKIFEQYVSITQGSFVEEKVSSVVWHYRMADPEFGMLNAQQLMAMLQDMLSNLPVEVHHGKKIIEVSSMQANKGLALMKFIGGKTKYDFVLCAGDDQTDESMFKLADKRLFKIKIGQGQSNAEFRIDNPKEFVNILSGAIRNAR, via the coding sequence ATGACGAGAATAATCAACATAACAAACAGGTTGCCTTTGACGATTGGCGAGGAAATCGTCGAGTCCGGCGGGGGAGTTGTATCTGCACTTGAAGGGGTTAGACGCAATTATGATATGATATGGGTGGGTTGGCCCGGAAAAACCGTAGCAGACAAAAAAGACCAGCAGAATATCGAAAAAATTTTGGCTAAAGAATATCACTGTCTGCCGGTATTTCTCAGCCAGGATGAAATAACAGGCTATTATCATGGTTTTTCCAATTCGACACTTTGGCCGCTGCTTCATTATCGTTCTCATTATGTCAGGTATCGGCAGGACTGGTGGCGGCAGTACAAACAGGTTAATCGAAAATTCACCGATACTGTTCTCAAAATCGCAAAAGAAGGCGATATAATATGGGTACACGATTATCAGCTTATGCTGGTGCCCCAGATGCTGAAACAAAGCGGAAGAAATCTTAAAATAGGCTTTTTTCTGCATACACCTTTTCCTTCATACGAAGTTTTCAGATGTCACCCTCAGCGGAAAGAATTGCTGGCTGGGATGATTGGCGCCGATTTGATTGGTTTTCATACGTTCGGATATATGCGCCATTTCAGAAGCTCCGCGATGAGACTGCTCAGTGCAGAATGTGATTCCATGGTCATCCGCTGCGACGATAGAAACTGTTATATGGGAGTTTTCCCGATTGGGGCGAATATTCAGTCTTTTCAGGCGGAATTAAAAACGGAAAGATTCAGAAAAAAACTGGCGGATTATAAGAGGATTTACAGGAGAAAAAAAGTCGTACTCAGCGTTGAAAGGCTCGATTATTCAAAGGGTATCCCAAGGAAATTGGAAGCTATAGACAGATTTTTGACCAAATACCCGGATAAAAACAATATCGTTTTTATATTTATCAGTGTACCAAGCAGGGATGAAGTGCCTGAATACGCCCAGCTCAAAGCAAGTGTTGAGAGTATGGTCGGCAGGCTGAACGGTAAACACGCCACAGTGGAAAATATACCTATTCATTTTATCTACAAATCCGTCGATTTCACGGATTTATGTGCCCTTTACCGGTTGGCGGATGTCGCTATGGTTACGCCGCTGATGGATGGTATGAACCTGGTCGCAAAAGAATATGTTGCCTGCAGGCCGGATTTCACGGGTGCCCTGATATTAAGCGAATTTACAGGTTCGGCTAATGAGCTGTTTCAGGCATTTATCGTTAACCCGTATGATATAGATGTTGTGGCTGAGAATCTTAAGCTGGCTCTCAGTTCGCCGAAGGAGGATATTAAACGGCGGATGAAGGGAATGTATGAAAGGGTAACACAATTCGACGCTAAATATTGGGCCCAGACGTTTATTAATGAACTCAATAAACTCAAAATTGAACAGGTAACTGTTCAGGAAGAAGGCGACGTCCGCAATAAGCTTGTAAAGAGCGTTAGGAAATCCAAAAAAATGGCGTTCTTTATCGATTATGACGGCACACTTTCCGATTTACAGAATGACCCTGATAACGCCGGGCCTGACGAACAGGTAAAACAACTGCTCGATGCTCTGAGCGATAAAAAAAGTATTGATACATTTCTTATCAGCGGCAGGAAAGGGCCTGAACTTGAAAAGTGGTTCGGCAAATACGATATAACATTGATTGCAGAGCATGGCTTCAGCTATTACAGACCGCAAAACCGAAGGTGGCTCAAATCCGGCAGAAATGAGGATCTTTCGTGGAAGAAATCGGTAAAAAAAATCTTTGAGCAGTATGTCAGCATTACACAGGGCAGCTTTGTCGAAGAAAAAGTATCATCGGTTGTCTGGCATTACAGAATGGCAGACCCGGAGTTCGGAATGCTCAACGCTCAACAGCTTATGGCTATGCTGCAGGATATGCTTTCTAACCTGCCGGTTGAAGTCCATCACGGAAAGAAAATTATTGAGGTAAGCTCAATGCAGGCCAACAAGGGACTTGCACTAATGAAATTTATCGGCGGAAAGACTAAATATGACTTTGTGCTTTGTGCCGGCGATGACCAGACGGATGAAAGTATGTTTAAGCTGGCAGACAAAAGACTTTTCAAAATTAAAATAGGGCAGGGGCAAAGTAATGCCGAGTTTCGTATAGATAACCCGAAAGAATTTGTAAACATCCTGTCTGGAGCGATACGAAATGCCAGGTAA
- the kdsB gene encoding 3-deoxy-manno-octulosonate cytidylyltransferase has product MKIIAVIPARYESTRFPGKVLAKETGKFLIQHTWEQVRKVKLIQQIIIATDSEKVLSACKSFGADCVMTSANHQSGTDRIAEAVAKIDTDVVINVQADEPEIEPASIELLAQLMIDNPQAKMATLISGFESKEQIANPNIVKVIIGKDRFARYFSRSVIPCCRDNGPVGDINDYYRHLGIYAYTKDFLLHITKLPAGKLEKIEQLEQLRVLEYGFEILTGFVKHIAPGIDTPEQYLEFIKRIKK; this is encoded by the coding sequence GTGAAGATTATAGCTGTTATACCCGCTCGTTACGAGTCAACAAGATTTCCAGGGAAGGTTCTCGCTAAAGAAACCGGCAAATTTCTTATCCAGCATACATGGGAACAAGTCCGTAAAGTAAAGCTTATCCAGCAGATTATCATCGCAACAGACAGCGAAAAAGTCCTTTCCGCCTGCAAATCATTCGGCGCCGATTGTGTTATGACATCAGCCAATCATCAGAGCGGCACAGACAGAATTGCTGAAGCTGTCGCAAAAATCGACACTGACGTTGTGATAAACGTTCAGGCGGACGAGCCTGAAATAGAGCCCGCAAGTATCGAACTTCTGGCTCAATTGATGATTGATAATCCGCAGGCTAAAATGGCGACACTAATATCGGGGTTTGAAAGTAAAGAGCAGATTGCAAACCCGAATATTGTAAAGGTCATTATCGGCAAAGACAGATTCGCAAGATATTTTTCACGGTCTGTAATCCCCTGCTGCAGAGACAACGGTCCTGTCGGGGACATAAACGATTATTACAGACATTTAGGCATTTATGCCTATACAAAAGACTTTCTTTTGCATATAACAAAACTTCCGGCCGGAAAACTGGAAAAAATCGAACAGCTGGAACAGCTTCGCGTCCTTGAGTACGGCTTCGAGATACTAACAGGTTTTGTAAAACATATTGCACCGGGCATCGATACGCCGGAGCAATACCTTGAATTTATAAAAAGGATAAAAAAATAA
- the pyrG gene encoding CTP synthase (glutamine hydrolyzing): MVDKNELLASVSDSSAESEYFSPIPKGYEKGKTKYVVVMGTVMSGLGKGIFSSCLAKLMQDKGVKVAPIKLEGYLNIDSGTLNPFRHGEVFVLDDGMECDMDLGTYERMLEKNLSQANFCTSGQIYREVLDKERHGDYLGRDVQMIPHVTGEVKLRLRTLAQKTGADIIFVEIGGTVGDLENAFYIEAMRELAYEEGPHSCCFVALTYILEPKILGEQKSKAAQLGIKQLMQSGIQPDIIACRAGNVVNEKARQKISVYSNVPIGRVVSLADSTSIYHIPAMLRECGMDFEVLRLLHIEDRIDLRKERHEWAKWCDFTDKIGKEKHEVTIGITGKYTSVRDSYASIINALEHSGIALGCKVKIKWIDTSAINDKNAAEHLKGVDGIIVPGGFGVRGTEGKISCIKYVRLNNIPFLGICLGFQMAVIEFARNVCGMKKANSTEIEPNCSEPVIDILPEQKKIEGLGGNMRLGGQDIKLKTDTIAFKLFGNNPAIRMRFRHRYEVDPRYIETLEKAGMIFSGNSPNYPIMQILELAEHPYFIATQAHPCLTSRPLHSQPMFTGLVAAAMSARYSDEKTPKFLQAVEKICN; the protein is encoded by the coding sequence ATGGTTGATAAAAATGAACTGCTCGCAAGCGTAAGTGACTCATCGGCTGAAAGTGAATATTTTTCGCCGATACCAAAGGGTTACGAAAAAGGCAAAACCAAATATGTTGTCGTTATGGGCACGGTAATGAGCGGCCTTGGAAAGGGAATATTCTCATCCTGTCTTGCGAAACTGATGCAGGATAAGGGCGTTAAAGTGGCCCCTATTAAGCTTGAAGGCTATCTGAACATCGACTCGGGCACATTGAATCCGTTCCGGCACGGCGAGGTTTTCGTACTCGATGACGGTATGGAATGCGATATGGACCTGGGAACTTACGAGAGAATGCTCGAAAAGAACTTAAGCCAGGCCAATTTCTGCACAAGCGGCCAGATTTACCGGGAGGTGCTGGATAAGGAACGGCACGGCGATTATCTCGGAAGAGATGTCCAGATGATTCCGCACGTTACAGGAGAGGTAAAACTAAGACTGCGAACTCTGGCGCAAAAAACAGGGGCGGATATTATCTTTGTCGAGATTGGCGGCACAGTGGGCGACCTCGAAAACGCATTTTACATTGAGGCAATGCGCGAGCTTGCTTATGAAGAAGGCCCGCACAGCTGCTGCTTCGTAGCGCTGACATATATACTTGAGCCGAAGATTCTGGGCGAACAGAAGTCCAAGGCGGCCCAGCTCGGCATAAAACAGCTTATGCAAAGCGGTATTCAGCCGGATATTATCGCCTGCCGAGCGGGAAATGTGGTCAATGAAAAAGCCCGTCAGAAAATCAGCGTTTACAGTAACGTTCCTATCGGCAGAGTCGTAAGCCTGGCTGATTCCACAAGTATATATCATATACCGGCGATGCTGCGGGAATGCGGAATGGATTTTGAAGTTTTAAGACTCCTGCATATAGAAGACAGAATCGACCTGCGAAAAGAACGCCATGAATGGGCGAAATGGTGCGACTTCACTGATAAAATAGGTAAGGAAAAACACGAAGTCACCATTGGTATCACCGGTAAATATACTTCTGTCAGAGACAGTTACGCATCGATTATAAACGCGCTGGAACATTCGGGAATAGCTCTCGGCTGCAAGGTTAAAATCAAATGGATTGATACCAGTGCCATAAACGACAAAAACGCAGCCGAACATCTAAAAGGTGTTGACGGCATAATCGTCCCCGGCGGATTCGGCGTACGCGGCACGGAAGGTAAAATCTCCTGCATCAAATACGTCCGGCTGAACAATATTCCGTTTCTCGGTATATGCCTTGGTTTCCAGATGGCGGTAATAGAATTCGCAAGAAATGTCTGTGGTATGAAAAAAGCCAACAGTACTGAAATTGAGCCGAATTGCAGTGAGCCGGTAATCGATATTCTGCCGGAGCAGAAGAAAATCGAAGGCCTCGGAGGCAATATGAGACTCGGCGGACAGGATATAAAACTCAAAACTGATACAATAGCCTTTAAGCTTTTTGGGAACAACCCGGCCATACGAATGAGATTCAGGCACCGTTATGAGGTTGACCCCCGTTATATCGAAACACTCGAAAAGGCTGGTATGATATTTTCAGGCAATTCGCCGAATTATCCGATTATGCAGATACTTGAACTTGCCGAGCATCCGTATTTTATAGCGACTCAGGCCCACCCCTGTCTTACTTCAAGACCCCTGCATTCCCAACCGATGTTTACAGGTCTGGTCGCCGCGGCAATGTCAGCTCGTTACTCCGACGAGAAAACTCCCAAATTTCTGCAGGCAGTAGAAAAAATCTGCAATTAA
- the nadD gene encoding nicotinate (nicotinamide) nucleotide adenylyltransferase — translation MAEKIILFGGTFDPVHTGHIEVAQAAAEKIGAKKVILIPARRSPHKNQKPLAEDIDRVSMLKLAIAGKNIFQISPIELNRAEPSYTIDTIHQVQQSFGSNYELYWLIGADMLSSLSKWYKIDELLNECNICVMNRGGFDKPDFDSLADKFSKDNIEKLRENSIETPAIEISSTEIRQKLFNDEDVSQYLHPKVLNYIRSRRLYTLTD, via the coding sequence ATGGCAGAAAAAATTATACTATTCGGCGGCACATTCGACCCTGTGCATACAGGTCATATCGAAGTTGCGCAGGCGGCAGCAGAAAAAATCGGCGCGAAAAAAGTTATTCTTATTCCCGCAAGACGTTCGCCGCACAAAAATCAAAAACCTCTGGCAGAAGACATTGACCGAGTGTCGATGCTTAAACTTGCCATCGCCGGTAAAAACATCTTCCAGATAAGCCCTATCGAACTTAACAGGGCCGAGCCAAGCTACACTATTGACACAATTCATCAGGTACAACAAAGTTTCGGCAGTAATTACGAACTTTACTGGCTAATCGGCGCCGATATGCTCAGTTCCCTGTCTAAATGGTATAAAATCGATGAATTGCTGAACGAATGCAATATATGTGTAATGAACCGCGGAGGCTTCGATAAGCCTGATTTCGACAGTCTGGCCGATAAATTCAGCAAAGACAATATCGAAAAGCTACGGGAAAATTCGATTGAGACGCCCGCGATAGAGATAAGCAGCACAGAAATACGTCAGAAATTATTCAACGATGAAGATGTCAGTCAATATCTCCATCCTAAAGTATTAAATTATATCAGAAGCCGCAGACTCTACACACTTACCGATTAG